The following coding sequences lie in one Cloeon dipterum chromosome 1, ieCloDipt1.1, whole genome shotgun sequence genomic window:
- the LOC135943843 gene encoding putative ankyrin repeat protein RF_0381: MDEPLNTVRFQSKIRNGFATQLMLAAKSDDLESCLRVLERSGGAHLKTKRDNVSLLHFAAVNKTHGLEIIRHFTQLGLSLTALDVDDEEPIHYAIRMGDYDFAKKLLKMRNPTAGFNLLHFSVMVNNLEFAKAVNNHDNNLADEFDAEGRKVLHLAAEFGDLEMFSWVMNELGSHPNQVRSAKNASALHHVVLNQHHAKEIISFLANLNVWSDSYPDGMVDVDARNASDVTPLQMALSLGRVDVAQDLVQFGANVNFKWNGKNLLHLCVEANKLRSAKLVHNWNNKKILERDSTGRSVIHIAAENADRFMCEWLFEKGAVVTALCYEKRCSALHCVGLNVNYGNKDLIRFFKTLGFSLEKRDNEDLTPLHYALRAGNLKVASDMITLGADLRVESNRLNLLQYCVRHNYLESAKFIHEKDGELIKKLCEGCGRTVLHMAAEYADEEMCRWLVGQGVSASTLSGDKKNNVLHYAALNFTHGGSLVNYFLSLKLAPNVRNNHALEPLHVALERENLKVAEELLNHGANINLLVDDKNLLNFCASRNRLDAAKFVHERNPELIKGLCLAGNTALHIAAQFCSFEFGQWLVENGVDPKARNDLGHLAWQYVPDVKKDLQKYLKKF, from the coding sequence ATGGATGAGCCGCTAAACACCGTGCGTTTCCAAAGCAAGATCAGAAATGGATTCGCGACTCAACTGATGCTGGCGGCCAAGAGCGACGACCTGGAAAGCTGCCTCAGGGTGCTGGAAAGGAGTGGAGGCGCCCACTTGAAGACAAAAAGAGACAATGTGTCGCTGCTGCACTTTGCCGCCGTGAACAAAACACACGGACTCGAAATCATCAGACACTTCACGCAGCTTGGACTGAGTCTAACGGCCTTAGACGTCGATGACGAGGAACCGATCCACTACGCCATCAGGATGGGCGACTACGATTTCGCGAAGAAGCTGCTCAAAATGCGAAACCCCACAGCTGGCTTCAACCTTCTCCACTTTTCCGTGATGGTAAACAACCTGGAATTTGCCAAGGCGGTGAACAACCACGACAACAACCTAGCTGACGAGTTTGATGCTGAGGGGAGAAAGGTGCTACACTTGGCAGCCGAGTTCGGAGACCTGGAAATGTTCAGTTGGGTGATGAACGAGCTGGGCTCACACCCGAATCAGGTTCGGAGTGCCAAAAACGCCTCGGCTTTGCACCACGTCGTGCTTAATCAACACCACGCCAAGGAGATTATCAGCTTCCTTGCGAACTTGAACGTTTGGTCAGATTCTTACCCAGACGGGATGGTTGACGTGGACGCAAGGAACGCGTCAGACGTGACGCCTCTCCAGATGGCTTTGTCCTTGGGAAGAGTCGATGTGGCTCAGGATCTGGTCCAGTTCGGTGCAAACGTAAATTTCAAGTGGAACGGAAAGAATCTGCTGCACCTCTGCGTTGAGGCGAATAAGCTCAGAAGTGCTAAACTCGTGCACAATTGGAACAACAAAAAGATCCTAGAACGCGACTCGACGGGCAGAAGCGTGATTCACATTGCAGCCGAGAATGCGGATAGATTCATGTGTGAGTGGTTGTTCGAGAAGGGCGCAGTTGTCACGGCTTTGTGCTACGAGAAAAGGTGCAGCGCCCTGCACTGCGTTGGGCTGAACGTGAATTATGGAAATAAGGATCTGATCCGCTTCTTCAAAACCCTGGGCTTCAGCCTTGAGAAACGAGATAATGAAGACCTCACTCCCCTCCACTACGCTTTGAGGGCTGGAAATCTGAAGGTTGCTTCGGATATGATCACACTTGGAGCTGATTTAAGGGTGGAGTCAAACAGACTGAACCTTCTACAATACTGCGTGAGGCACAATTACTTGGAAAGTGCCAAATTCATTCACGAAAAGGACGGAGAATTGATCAAAAAGTTATGTGAAGGTTGCGGGAGGACCGTCCTCCACATGGCAGCAGAGTATGCAGACGAGGAAATGTGCCGTTGGTTGGTCGGTCAGGGTGTCAGCGCTTCTACCCTGAGCGGTGACAAGAAAAATAACGTCCTACACTACGCTGCACTGAATTTTACTCACGGAGGCTCGCTCGTTAACTATTTCCTCTCCTTAAAACTCGCGCCAAATGTCCGGAACAATCATGCCTTGGAGCCGCTGCACGTTGCCCTTGAACGTGAAAACCTGAAAGTTGCAGAGGAGTTGCTGAACCACGGCGCCAACATAAACCTTTTAGTTGACGATAAGAACTTGCTAAACTTTTGTGCCTCAAGAAACAGACTGGACGCAGCCAAGTTCGTGCACGAAAGGAACCCAGAGCTGATCAAGGGCTTGTGTTTGGCAGGTAACACAGCTCTTCACATCGCAGCACAGTTTTGCAGCTTCGAGTTTGGCCAGTGGCTTGTCGAGAACGGCGTCGACCCTAAGGCTCGCAATGACCTTGGCCATTTAGCCTGGCAATATGTTCCTGATGTGAAAAAAGATCTACAAAAAtaccttaaaaaattctag